One region of Vulgatibacter sp. genomic DNA includes:
- a CDS encoding SDR family NAD(P)-dependent oxidoreductase, whose product MSSEQRKVAVVTGGATGIGFATVRMLAESGVDVVFGSRDERRGQVAAKALADSPGSAVFVRCDVRREAEVAGLFEVARSCFGGVDWMFNNAGVEGALALLTDAEEGAVDDLFATNVRGTIWGIKHATRLMVEQGRGGAIVNTASFVGSIVPLPVGAVYGATKSAIISLTRAAAASFGEHGIRSYAICPWMTETPMLERLTGGEDAAREQFQGINPSRQFVRPGDVARIVVDLFEQHGPYRNGDAVLVDHGGATSLISPPEVVPLAARA is encoded by the coding sequence GTGAGCAGCGAGCAGCGCAAGGTCGCAGTGGTCACGGGGGGCGCGACGGGTATCGGTTTCGCCACCGTGCGTATGTTGGCGGAGAGCGGTGTCGACGTGGTCTTCGGCAGCCGCGACGAGCGGCGGGGCCAGGTCGCGGCGAAGGCCCTCGCCGATTCGCCGGGCAGCGCGGTCTTCGTGCGCTGCGACGTGCGCAGGGAGGCGGAGGTCGCGGGCCTCTTCGAGGTCGCGCGCAGCTGCTTCGGCGGGGTCGACTGGATGTTCAACAACGCCGGGGTCGAGGGCGCGCTCGCGCTGCTCACCGACGCGGAGGAGGGCGCCGTCGACGACCTCTTCGCGACCAACGTGCGCGGCACCATCTGGGGGATCAAGCACGCGACCCGGTTGATGGTGGAGCAGGGCCGGGGCGGCGCGATCGTCAACACCGCCTCCTTCGTCGGCAGCATCGTTCCGCTGCCGGTGGGCGCGGTCTACGGCGCCACCAAGAGCGCGATCATCAGCCTCACGCGTGCCGCCGCGGCGTCGTTCGGCGAGCACGGGATCCGCTCCTACGCCATCTGCCCCTGGATGACCGAGACGCCGATGCTCGAGCGCCTCACCGGCGGCGAGGACGCAGCGCGGGAGCAGTTCCAGGGCATCAACCCGAGCAGGCAATTCGTTCGGCCCGGGGACGTGGCCCGCATCGTGGTCGACCTCTTCGAGCAGCACGGCCCCTATCGCAACGGCGACGCGGTGCTCGTGGACCATGGCGGGGCGACCAGCCTGATCAGCCCGCCCGAGGTGGTCCCGCTGGCAGCGCGCGCGTGA
- a CDS encoding HlyD family secretion protein — MKRMTKLALGAGVVLLAIGVARTARTGDLAKAGPAEQAAAARVLSRQLPLAGHVGAPGVVEPRDREAALAFHVPGIVAAVHVEEGAWIEAGTPIVALRDESEKAQVAAAEAELASAQAVLRKLRSGARREDVRAARAEADAAKARAKLSGEVHARTERLVAEGAATQEALDSAAAQARADERTAAALEARWEALADGSRPEDVAAARAAVALAEAHLAQARANLERLVLRAPTAGEVLQVLVQVGEYVNPAAGPAVTFGDTSALRVRLDVDERDVARVRSGQPATIVADAWEERFAGRVVEIGRRMGRKNVRTDEPTERLDTKILEVLVELDGRPPLPQGLRVTGYVGASESAAATAER; from the coding sequence ATGAAGCGAATGACGAAGTTGGCGCTGGGCGCAGGGGTTGTTCTTCTGGCCATCGGCGTCGCACGGACGGCGCGCACCGGCGATCTCGCCAAGGCAGGCCCTGCGGAGCAGGCGGCGGCGGCGCGCGTCCTCTCGCGGCAGCTGCCGCTCGCGGGGCACGTGGGCGCTCCCGGTGTGGTCGAGCCCCGGGATCGGGAGGCGGCGCTCGCCTTCCACGTCCCCGGGATCGTCGCCGCCGTGCACGTCGAGGAGGGCGCGTGGATCGAGGCGGGAACGCCGATCGTCGCCCTCCGCGACGAGAGCGAGAAGGCGCAGGTGGCAGCGGCGGAGGCGGAGCTCGCCTCGGCGCAGGCCGTGCTCCGCAAGCTGCGCAGCGGCGCGCGGCGCGAGGACGTGCGTGCAGCGCGGGCGGAGGCCGACGCGGCGAAGGCCCGTGCGAAGCTCTCCGGGGAGGTGCACGCACGGACCGAGCGGCTCGTCGCCGAGGGCGCGGCGACGCAGGAGGCCCTCGATTCCGCTGCGGCACAGGCCCGCGCCGACGAGCGGACGGCAGCTGCCCTCGAGGCCCGGTGGGAGGCGCTGGCGGATGGCTCGCGCCCCGAGGACGTCGCCGCCGCACGGGCGGCGGTGGCCCTCGCCGAGGCGCACCTCGCGCAGGCCCGGGCGAACCTGGAGCGGCTTGTCCTCCGGGCCCCCACCGCAGGCGAGGTGCTGCAGGTGCTGGTGCAGGTCGGCGAGTACGTGAACCCGGCGGCGGGGCCCGCGGTGACCTTCGGCGACACCTCGGCGCTGCGGGTGCGACTCGACGTGGACGAACGGGACGTGGCGCGCGTCCGCTCGGGACAGCCCGCGACCATCGTCGCCGACGCCTGGGAGGAGCGCTTCGCAGGGCGGGTGGTCGAGATCGGCAGGCGGATGGGCCGCAAGAACGTGCGCACCGACGAGCCGACGGAGCGCCTCGACACCAAGATCCTCGAGGTGCTGGTGGAGCTCGACGGCCGCCCGCCGCTGCCGCAGGGGCTGCGGGTCACCGGCTACGTTGGGGCAAGCGAATCAGCGGCGGCGACGGCGGAGCGGTAG
- a CDS encoding ABC transporter ATP-binding protein — protein sequence MDSAIHVRAVTKVFGEGASAMHALRGVDLEVPKGERLFLTGPSGSGKTTLLSILGCVLRPTDGAVEVLGHDVRSLDERALSAFRLGSLGFIFQGHNLIASLSARENVRLPLLLQGVPVEEAEARAAEELRRVGLGAKLEARPRDLSGGQKQRIAIARATVGRPPLILADEPTASLDAKSGQEVMELLTEISRERGSTALVVTHDNRIFHFSDRIIAIEDGRIAGRSS from the coding sequence ATGGACAGCGCAATTCACGTACGAGCGGTCACCAAGGTATTCGGCGAGGGCGCCTCCGCGATGCACGCGCTGCGCGGCGTCGATCTCGAGGTGCCGAAGGGCGAGCGGCTCTTCCTCACCGGCCCGTCGGGTAGCGGCAAGACCACGCTGCTCTCCATCCTGGGCTGCGTGCTGCGCCCGACCGATGGCGCAGTGGAGGTGCTCGGCCACGACGTCCGCTCCCTCGACGAGCGCGCCCTCTCCGCGTTCCGGCTGGGATCGCTCGGCTTCATCTTCCAGGGGCACAACCTGATCGCCTCCCTCTCCGCACGCGAGAACGTGCGGCTGCCGCTGCTGCTCCAGGGCGTCCCGGTGGAGGAGGCCGAAGCGCGCGCTGCGGAGGAGCTGCGGCGGGTCGGGCTGGGCGCGAAGCTCGAAGCGCGGCCGCGGGATCTCTCCGGTGGCCAGAAGCAGCGCATCGCCATCGCCCGGGCCACCGTGGGCAGGCCCCCGCTGATCCTCGCCGACGAGCCGACCGCGTCCCTCGACGCGAAGAGCGGCCAGGAGGTGATGGAGCTGCTCACCGAGATCAGCCGCGAGCGCGGCAGCACCGCGCTCGTGGTGACGCACGACAACCGGATCTTCCACTTCTCCGATCGGATCATCGCGATCGAGGACGGCCGCATCGCCGGCAGGAGCTCGTGA